The DNA segment GCAGAAATCGGGCAGAAAACTGTCGTCCGGTCGGTCGCCTGCGGCCATGCGGCAGTCTTGTCCGGCGCTCCGGTGTGGTCAAGAGACGGACACGCGCATGACGGCCCGTACCATAGGGTGCGCGCCTCGCACCGGAAACTGCGGCGCCCTCCTCGCCCTGCGGCCGGGAGGGCGCCGGGTCATGCCGTCAGTCGGTGTCGCCGGTCTTGTACCAGTACAGCGGCGTGCGTTTGGACTGGATCAGCAGCGGCGGTTCCTCGGGGCAGGTCGTACAGGCAGTGCTGCCGTCCTTCGGCACCGCACCGAGCAGGACCGGCCTGAAATCAGTACCGCCACCCGCCGTTGCGACCGGTACGATGGCGAACACCGGCGTCGGTGGCAGGCCGCCGCCCACGAACTCCGAAGAACGACTGCCGCCTTGTGATCCTTCCACTCCAATCGCGCCCGAGGCATTGAACAAGTTCACCAGATAGCCACGCGCCTCGCCCAGCGAGTTGGTGCAGGCAGTGCTGCTGGTCGGGGTCGCGCGGTTGGTGTTGAAGAATACGAACCCCCCTACGATCAACGCGCCGCTCACCACCTGCTCACCGACGCCGTTCTCGGTCAGGTTAATGAACCAGCCCTTCTCCGGCGAACTCGGCAGCAGCGGTGCCGGGCACTGCGAAGAATCGGTGGCGCAGTCAGCATCCTCGACAGTAAGATCGCGCATGACCGTGCCCGTCGTGTCGTCCAGCTCGATGATCGGCGCCGTGTCGGACGCCGACAGGTCATCCTTGAACACGTAGAAGCGATTGGTCACCGGCGTGGTGACCGGATACTGCGTCAGCAGTGGATGCTCGCGGTCACCGGAACCGATCGCGAGATAGATCACACTGCTGCTGAGCTGCACGATTGCCGGCGGAAACAGGAACTTGCGTCCCGGCAGCGGGCTGGTCTGCCGGGTCTGCGCAATCTGCCGGTAGGTCCAGGAACCCGGGCTCAGCGGGTTGTTGTTCGCATCCACGAAGCTGATGCGGTACACCTTGCCGCCGGTATCCACGGCATAGCCGTGGTCCACCTTCTGGTCGCCGTTGACGTCAATCAGCGCGACGTCCGCGGCCACGCTGCGTCCGTTGAAGTCGAAGTGCTTGAGCAGGTTGCCGGTGAAACCGTCCAGCACATAGACCCCGCTGCCCCGCGCGCCGGTACAGGCCGGCGTGGGTGTATCGGCGTCCTCGCAGGTGTCATAGCCACCGCCCAGCACCACCACCGGCTGCGTGCCCGAGGCATGGCCGGCGACGAAGGCCGCCACCGGGAACGGCCAAGTCTGGCCGATTTCCTCGAAGCCACTGTCGCAACCGCCGGCGTCGCAGCCCCGCGTCCAGGGTGCGGTGGGGCTGGCCGGGTTGGTGACGTTGAAGGAGTAGATCCGGCGCCCGCCGCGGCGCATGCCGGCGAATACCCGCACATTGCTGTTGTCGGCGTTCTGGAACACGCCGGTCGAGCCGTCGAAGAAGTAGTCCTTGGGTACGTTCGGTGCGCTGTCGCCGAAGAACTTGATCTTCGGGTCGTTGGCCCGCAGGCGCTCGAACTTGGAGAAATGCTCGGGCGCGACGAAGGACCACAGCTCCTCGCCGGTGTGCGCCCTCACCGCGCGGTAGGTGCCATCGTTGGCGCCATAGAACACCACCACGCCGGGCTTCGTGCCGGACGCAATCTCCGCCGCCGTGCCGCCGAAGTTCACCGGCTGCGGCCGCGAGTGAATCACGTCACCGTGGATGGTCGAGCGTGCCTCGGTTTCGTTCAGGTCGTTATCGTCGTCGTTGGTGTCCTTGCCCAGGATGAAATCGCGGGTCTCCGCGCTCAGTGAAGGGGCGCTGCTGGCATTGAAGGCCACGAGCGAACCGCCGGACAGGGTCAGCATGTTGCGCGCGCTTGCACGCTTGCGCAGCCTGTCCGCCACCGCACCCTTCTCGACGAAGGGCCCGTCCGGGTAATCCGAATGCGGATTGGTGGCGCCCGGGCACTGGCTGACGGCGGGCGGGTTATCGGTGCCGACCAAGTTCCAGTAATCGCCTGAATCCGTAGTCCAGAAACTGACCGCGCAGTCGCCGATGAAGCCGGTCTGCAGGTTGGTGGCGATGGCGCCGTTGGCATCGCCCAGCTCCAGGCTGGCGCCGCTGGCGATGATCTGGTAACGCTTGAGGTTGCCGAACCAGAGCGGGTTCTTCTCCTTGTCCGGGCGGAACAGGCCGATGAAGACCTGGTTCTCGTTCTGGGTGCGGTTGGTGGCGTTCACCGGCAAGCTGGCCGAGGCGAAGGCCGAGTTGACTGCCTGCACCTCGTTGAAGATCTGCGTCAGGGCGCTGACGATGGCGTCCTCGTTGCGCGCCTGGAAGTACTTGCCGCCGCCGACGCGCGCGGTATTGAACAGCAGCGCCGAGAACTCGGCGTTCTGCTGAGCGTTGAACACGTCAATGGTATAGGTCGTGACCAGCGTCCGGATCGCCGGGCTCGTGCCGGGCAGGGGCACGCCGTTGTTGCGCAGGAAACGCGCCCACTCGTCCATCATGAACGGACCGGCCGGCGCCGGGGAGAAGGTGCCGGTCTGGGTGGCCGTGGTGGAGGTGAAGTTGCCCATCACGGTGTAGCGGCTGGTCGAGCTCAGCGGGCAACCGCTCGTGTTGCTGGGAGCGGAGCAGAAGCAGCTCTGGTAGGTATTGCCGGACGGCGGGCAGCCGGCGTAGCCCGAGGTGCTGCAGCTCGAGGCCTCCAGCGAACAGGATGCGGACGGCCCCAGCTCGGTGTCCACCGTGGTCGTGCGCCGCACGGTGGTGGTGACGGTCTTGGTGCCCCGGCGCTCGTAGTTGCGCTTCTGGCCGGTGCAGCCCGAGTTGCCGATGTCCGTATAGACGCAGTTGGCCCAGGTGGTGGTGGTCTCGGTGGTTTCATCCGCGCCGGGCCCCGGCGAGAACACCGTCGAGGGCTGCGGACAGGAGGAGCCGGTGGGGACCTGGTTGGCGTTCTTACAGGTCAGCGGCGGCTCGCCGAGCGAGACGTTGCTGGTTGTAGTCGTGGTCGGACCGGACACGACGGTCTGGGTGGTACTGCGGCCATAGACCGTGTAGCGCGACTGCAGGCAGGGCTGGGCGGTGGATGCGTCGCAGAAGCAGCTGGTGAAGCCGGCCGCAGTGCAGGTGGCGTTGTTCTCGGCCGTGGTGCAGGCGCTGGCGTTGCTGTAGCAGGCCAGCGAGGTGCCCTTGACCGCGGTTGCCGGCGTGCTGGTGACCACGTAATCGGCGAAGGGGATCTGGCTGGTGTTGCCGCCGAGCCCCGCCAGCGCGTTTACGTTGGCCTGGCTGTCCGCGGTGGGGCCATTGGAAACGTTGTTGCCGATGAAAATGATGACGGTGCGGCGGCAGGAGTCGGCCGAGGTCAGCGGCGAACGGAACACGGAGTACAGGCTGGTATAACCCGCCGAGTCGGCCTTGCTCGCGATCGTACCGGCGCCGGCGTTCGAATGGTTGGTGCCGGCCAGGTAGTTATAGGCGTCCCAGAACAGGTTGCCGAAGGGATTGCCCTGCGAGCGCTTTTCCTGGGGGTCGTTGATGTTGGAGAAGATGCTGGACGATACCGGCAGGCCGGCGGCGCTGGGCCCGTACAGGATGTTGGACAGCGCCGACTTGTTGGTGCCGTTCATCGGCCGCATGTGGTAGCGGATGAAGCCGGAATCCGCGTCGTTGGCGCTGCCGCCGGTGATGTACTCCAGCAGGCCGACGTTGACGCTATTGTCCGGCAGCGCGTTGAGCACGCGCGTGATGGCGCGCACCTCGGACTGGCCCTGCTGCAGGCCGCCCGGCCACTGCTGCGACTGGCGCGCCCAGTTGGCGCTGTTGTCGAGGATGATCAGCACGTTGGGCTTGTCCACCGTGCTGTCGAAGTCCACCGAGAAGATGTCGATGTCCTCCGACGCCGCCTGGAAGGTGCTGAAACTCAGCAGCGTGCTCAGCGCCAGCAGCAGCGCTGTGGAGACTCGCCGGGGTTTCGTGTTCATGGCCTTGCCCTCTCTACAGCCTTACAGACATCCGGCATCCAGATCGTCCTTGCCGACGCGCACCTTGGCGCCCTGGGTGACCACGACGCTGGTGCCCGTCTTGGCGTCGGTCGCGGTGGCGACGAGGTCCCAGACGCTGGCCGCGCACAGCGACTCGCCCGCGGCGGCGCCCACCGTCGCGAGCAGTTCCTGTGCGCCACTGGTCACGCAGCCCATGGCTTCCTGCCGGACTAGGAAATCGGGACTGGCGAGCTCGCCCGCGAACTCGCGGTTGGGGATGACGGTGGCGCGGATGCAGCGCGGCGGCGCCAACACGACCGTGATGTCGTTCACGCCGTCCTTGTTCAGGTCGAAGCAGCGCGAATTGGCGCCGGCGCAGAGCCCGGTCAGAAACACGGTGTCCGGGGTTTCGAACATTCGCGTCGTGCTCAGCGCCTCCTGGATGACGCTGTTGGCGCTGGCCACGGCCTCATTCCTGAATTGCATGTTACCGACCACATCCAGGCTGGTGCGGGCGATGTTGTAGCTGACCACGGCCGCGAGCGAGATCATGATCAGCATGATCAGCCCCACCACCAGCGTCAGGCCCTGCTGCCGGCGGCGCGTCGCACTCATGACCGTTCTCATGGTTGCCTCACGCCGGCCGGGTTATTGAGGCGCACGACGGTCTCGAACACGTGGCGCTTGTAGGCCTTCTCGTCCGTCGGGATGTCGGTGGGGGCGATGGTGACGTCGCCCAGCACGTAGGTCTTGGTGTCTACGTGTCCAGGGGATGGATTCGCACTGCGCGCCAAGAGATGGACGCTGACCGCCACCACGTCCTGCCAGCGGCCAATGCTCACGCTGTCATCCGCTGGATCGTACAGCGCGGCCGCGTTCTCGTAGCGGTCGGGCGCACCGTTTTCGGGCGCGGTGTCGTCGATGCCATAGCGCAGCTGCAGGTTCTCGATGCCCTCGGCGATGGGCACGACCCGGAACTTGCGATTGCCGCCGTCCAGGTCCAGTTCGGCGCGCTTGAGGGTCGGGATGCCGTCCCCGGGCTGGTGGTTGTTGGCGATGAAGTAAATATGCGTGAGGAAGCGCCGGATTTCGGCGAAGCTCGTCGTGTTGCAGCCGCCGCCTGTCGCGCGGTTGTGCAGGTTGAAGGTATTGTTCGCATTGCTGCTCGGATAGATCGCAAGCTTGTAGCCCTGGATCGCGTCAGCGACTGCATTGTCAGGCGCGTCATCGGGACACATCGAAACCTGGAAGTAAGGCGCACCCGTCACCGCCGGGCAAGTGGTGGGTGCCGGCGTCGCGGCACAGCTGCTGACCCGGCGCACGACGAGCATGTCGGTGCCGGGCTTGAAGTCGCTCAGGGTCTCGCCGTCGTCGAAGAAATTGCCGGCATCGTCGCAGCCGCCCGGCAGCGCGGTGACATTGTTGGCGCCCTCGATGTACAGCGCGGCCTGGCCCTTGAGCACGTCCAGGTCGTCGGGTTCGCACAGCACATCCTCGTCCGCATCGAAACTGAGAACCGTGTCCTCGCCCAGATCCACCGGCGCGCTCAGGTCGGCCTTGCCCATGAAACCCGCGAGCTGGAGGTCGTCAGACAGCACCTGCATCGCGTAGCGGCCGTTCTCGATCTGCTGGTTGGCGCGCTGCACCTCGTCGCGCGCGCGCATGCTGGACACGAACATGGCAGTGAGCGCCACCAGCACGATCAGCGAGATCGTGATCGCGATCATCAGCTCGATCAGGGTGAGGCCTGCCTGCCGGGCCGGCCCGCGGGCGTGCTGCCCAAGTGATGTGATGTCGCGCGTCATGAACATTTCGGCAGTCCCACGGTGATGTCCGCCGACACGACACGACGATAGGACTCGTCGCCGTACTGGTTCTGGCCGCAGGTCAGCGCCGCCGCCGGCGCGGCGGTCTGGAACAGGCCCTGCCAGACGACGCTGATCCGGTACACGCCGGGCGTGCAGATGCCGGCCGCCGGGTTCGGGGCCGTGATCTGCTGCACGCAACCGCGCGCGCCTATCATGCCGCCGACGTTGCTGCCGCCTACGGTCTCCGCCGCACCCTGCAAAGCTGCGTGCCAGGCACAGCGGTCCCTGGCCACCGTCGTCGTCGGGTTGGAACAGTTTTCAGTGGTATTGCCCGTACCCAGCGGCGTGGGCGTCAGGTAGCTCGCGGCATTCGCGCCATTGGCCTGCAGGCGGTTGATCATGTCCTGCAGCAGCACCACCGCCTGGGCACGCTGGTAGGCCTCCATCTCGGTCATGTGCAGCTTGCTCTGCAGGTTGACCAGGCCCAGCAGGCCGAAGGCCAGGATCACGATGGTGATCAGCACCTCGAGCAGGGTGAAGCCGCGCGCGCGCTGGTTCAGCATGGCCCCTCCTTGACGGCCGGCATGCCGCTCAGGCTCAGCACGACACAGCGCAGGTCGCGGTCTGGCAGGATGTCGCCGGAATCCTCGACCTCGAACGTGACGCTGGCGCCGCCCTGCGTGCGGCCGGAGCTGAGGTAGACCACGCTCGGCAGGGGGTTCGGGTCGGTCGTGATCGTGACGCCGCTGACCGGTCCCTCCTGGGCCAGCACGGTGGCCCCCGCGAGCACGCGCCAGCCGGACACCCAACCGCCCGCGTTGGGTGACACGGTGATGGAAGCGTTGCGCTTGGCTGCTTCGCTGCGCGCCTTGAGCAGGGACAAGTGCAGATTTGAACTGGCCGCCTTCACCCGGTTCTTGGCAATCATGCCGGAGAACGACGGGGCAGCGATTGTGGCCAGGACGCCAACCACCAGCAGCACGATCATCAATTCGATGACCGTGAAGCCCTCTTGCCGGCTGGGTAACATCACCATTTGCTGGGATCACCGGCGCGGGATTTGTTGCCTAGATGGTCCATGACCAGCGTACCGTCCGGCACCTGCTTGCCGGTGGGCGTGGCGGTGATCGTGAAGCCCGGCGGCGGGCCAGCCGATACCGTCACACTGAGGTTGTAGAAGCCAGATACGTCCGAGGGCACAGAGATGCTCAATGCAGCTGGGAATGCTGCGTTGTTGGCTGCCGGAACGTAGCTGCGCGTGTCGAGAAAGCGCTGCTGCTCGCGCTGCGCGACATCGGCCATGAAGGCCTGCGCATTGGCGCGCCGGCTCTTGCGCATCTGGTCTTCGTAGGACGGCAGGGCGATCGCCGCCAGTATGGCGACGACGGCCACCGCGATCATCAGCTCGATCAGCGTGAATCCCTTTGGTCGTTTCATCCACCTACCCCGGATTTGGTCAAGCTGGATTATCGGCGCGCGGCGGCGCCACTGGACGGCCAGGCCGACGGGCGTCGGCGAGCGGGCGACGGGCGTCATGACTATCCCCTGACCCTCGCCAGGGGAGCGGAATCTCAGCGCAGGTACAGCGGCCCGTGCTTCAGGGTTCGATTCGCTTCATCCGTCATGATTTGGTTGCAGAGAGACGCGTGGCGAGTTCAGTGAAGCCGAACGCCTTCAATACGTCCTCAGCCGGTGTGACGCGGCCGGCTGAGCTGTCCTTCAGGCCCGCTTCGATGTCCGCGCGGACTCTACATCACGTTTGCTGGTCTGCTGTTCAAGCCGCGCTGATATAATCCGCCACCCATCCCAGGACGCGGCCATGAGCCAGGATCAATCCAGCAAGCTGTGGAGCGGGCGCTTCAGCGAGGCGACCGATGCGCTGGTCGAGCAGTTCTCGGCCTCGGTGCGCTACGACCGCCGGCTGTACCGGCAGGACATCGCCGGCTCGATCGCGCACGCGCGCATGCTGGCCAAGGTCGGCGTACTGACCGCGGCCGAGGCCGACAAGATCGTCAAGGGGCTCGAGGAGATTCTGGCCGACATCGAGCGCAATGATTTCAGCTGGCTGGATGCGCTCGAAGACGTGCACATGAACATCGAGGCACGGCTGACCGAGCGCATCGGCGAGGTCGGCAAGAAGCTGCACACCGCCCGCAGCCGCAACGACCAGGTCGCCACCGACATCCGCCTGTACCTGCGCGACGGCATCGACACGCTGCGGGCGGAACTCAAGACCCTGCGCGGCGCGCTGATCGGCCTGGCCGAGCAGGAGGCCGCTACGATCATGCCCGGCTTCACGCACCTGCAGGTGGCGCAGCCGGTGACCTTCGGCCACCACCTGCTGGCCTGGGAGCAGATGCTGGCGCGCGACGCCGCGCGGCTGGCGGACTGCAGAAAGCGCGTGAACGTGATGCCGCTCGGCTCGGCCGCGCTGGCCGGCACCACCTTCCCCATCGACCGCGCCTACACCGCCGAGCTGCTGGGCTTCGAAGCCGTCAGCGAGAACTCACTCGACGCCGTGAGCGACCGCGACTTTGCGATCGAGTTCGCCTCGGCCTGCGCGCTGCTCATGATGCACCTGTCGCGCTTTTCCGAGGAGCTGATCCTGTGGACCAGCGCGAACTATAAATTCGTGGAGCTGCCGGACCGCTTCTGCACCGGCTCCAGCATCATGCCGCAGAAGAAAAACCCGGACGTGCCGGAACTGGTGCGCGGCAAGAGCGGGCGCGTGTACGGCCACCTGACCGCGCTGCTGACGCTGATGAAGGGCCAGCCGCTGGCCTATAACCGCGACAACCAGGAAGACAAGGAGCCGCTGTTCGACACGCTCGACACCGCGCTGGCCTGCGTGCGCCTGTACGCGGCGATGGTGCCCGCGATCCAGGTGCAGCGCGAGAACTGCCTGCGCGCGGCGAAGCTCGGTTTCTCCACCGCCACCGACCTGGCCGACTACCTGGTGCGCAAAGGTCTGCCCTTCCGCGATGCCCACGAGGTGGTCGGCAAGGCCGTGCGGCATGGGGTGGCGCAGAACAAGGACCTGGCCGAGCTGTCGCTGGATGAGCTGCGGCAGTTCTCCAGGCTGATCGAGCAGGACGTCTTCCAGGTGCTCACGCTGGAAGGCTCGGTGGCGGCGCGCGATCACCTCGGCGGCACGGCGCCGGCGCAGGTCCGGGCGGCGGCGCAGCGGGCGCGACAGAGGCTGGACTAAGCTTCTCACCCCCCTCTGTCTTGGTAGGAGCGAGCCCTGCTCGCGACAGCGACGGCGGCAAACCCGCCCAGGTCGCGCGTAGGACGCGCTCCTACCCCATCACAGCTACAGATTGCGTCTGGTCAACTGGTATGATATGCTACCAAAATGTTTAGCGCGATCCCCAAGCAGCGCCTGTCCGATTCGGTCTATGAGCAGCTCATGGACCGGATCGTGGACCGGCGTCTGGCGCCGGGCAGCGAGCTGCCGGCCGAGCGCGTACTGGCCGAGCAGCTGGGCGTGAACCGCGGCGCGGTGCGGGAGGCGCTCAAGCGCCTGCAGCAGGCCGGCCTGATCCAGATCCGCCAGGGCGGCAACAGCGTGGTGCTCGACTACGAAACCGAGGGAGGGCTCGAATTGCTACCCAGCCTGTTGACCGACGCCGAGGGCCAGCTCAACCCCGCCGTGGCACGCTCGATCATGGCCATGCGCAGCTCGCTCGCGCCCGACATCGCCGCGGCGGCCGCGAAAAAGGGCGGCGCGAAACTGGCCGACGAGCTCGACGACATCCTGCGGAAAATGCGCGCCGCGTCGAAGGACACGCCGCAACTACAAGCCCTCGCGCTGGAGTTCTGGTCGAAGCTGGTGAATGCCGGCGGCAACATCGCCTACCGCCTCGCGTTCAACTCCATGCACAAGACCTACAAGGCCATCTGGGGCCTGCTCACCCAGGTGCTGGAGCCGGAGTTCCGCGACTTCGACACCCTGCAGCGTCTGGCCAATGCCGTGCGCACCGGCGACACCGACACCGCGCGCGAGTGTGGCCGCCGGCATGTTGAAATTGGCCGCATCGCACTGGAGAAATCCCTCGACGCCTACCAGAAGGCCCTGGAGTAGCCTTGGAAAACACCGCCCGCCAGATGATGTCCGCCGAAGAAACCGCGCGCCGCAACCCGATGCGGCCGCCGGCGCACCTGCCGCGCGACGCGGCCAGCGCGCTGCGCACCTTCGTCAGCATCACCAGCCCGCGCCTGTTGATGGTCATGTTCACCAGCATGCTGGCGCTGCGCCTGTACGTCGGCCAGTGGTCGTGGTGGGACGCCGTGGTGGTGGCCGCGCTGGTCGCGTACTGGCCGCTGAACGAATGGCTGATCCACGTCTGCCTGCTGCACTACAAGCCGCGCGTCATCCTCGGCCGCCGCGTGGATTTCCTGCTGCCGCAGACCCACCGCCAGCACCACGCCGACCCCTGGAACCTCGAGCGCGTATTCATCCCGCTGCACATCTACGTGGGCGCGATCCCGGTGTACGCCGCACTCGCCTGGTGGGGCTGGCATGAGCCGCTGGTGCTGAGCTTCGCCACCGCACACCTGTGCCTGGCGCTGCACTACGAGTGGGTGCATTACCTGGCGCACATCCACTGGTGCCCGCCCATCGGCCAC comes from the Nevskiales bacterium genome and includes:
- a CDS encoding PilC/PilY family type IV pilus protein; the encoded protein is MNTKPRRVSTALLLALSTLLSFSTFQAASEDIDIFSVDFDSTVDKPNVLIILDNSANWARQSQQWPGGLQQGQSEVRAITRVLNALPDNSVNVGLLEYITGGSANDADSGFIRYHMRPMNGTNKSALSNILYGPSAAGLPVSSSIFSNINDPQEKRSQGNPFGNLFWDAYNYLAGTNHSNAGAGTIASKADSAGYTSLYSVFRSPLTSADSCRRTVIIFIGNNVSNGPTADSQANVNALAGLGGNTSQIPFADYVVTSTPATAVKGTSLACYSNASACTTAENNATCTAAGFTSCFCDASTAQPCLQSRYTVYGRSTTQTVVSGPTTTTTSNVSLGEPPLTCKNANQVPTGSSCPQPSTVFSPGPGADETTETTTTWANCVYTDIGNSGCTGQKRNYERRGTKTVTTTVRRTTTVDTELGPSASCSLEASSCSTSGYAGCPPSGNTYQSCFCSAPSNTSGCPLSSTSRYTVMGNFTSTTATQTGTFSPAPAGPFMMDEWARFLRNNGVPLPGTSPAIRTLVTTYTIDVFNAQQNAEFSALLFNTARVGGGKYFQARNEDAIVSALTQIFNEVQAVNSAFASASLPVNATNRTQNENQVFIGLFRPDKEKNPLWFGNLKRYQIIASGASLELGDANGAIATNLQTGFIGDCAVSFWTTDSGDYWNLVGTDNPPAVSQCPGATNPHSDYPDGPFVEKGAVADRLRKRASARNMLTLSGGSLVAFNASSAPSLSAETRDFILGKDTNDDDNDLNETEARSTIHGDVIHSRPQPVNFGGTAAEIASGTKPGVVVFYGANDGTYRAVRAHTGEELWSFVAPEHFSKFERLRANDPKIKFFGDSAPNVPKDYFFDGSTGVFQNADNSNVRVFAGMRRGGRRIYSFNVTNPASPTAPWTRGCDAGGCDSGFEEIGQTWPFPVAAFVAGHASGTQPVVVLGGGYDTCEDADTPTPACTGARGSGVYVLDGFTGNLLKHFDFNGRSVAADVALIDVNGDQKVDHGYAVDTGGKVYRISFVDANNNPLSPGSWTYRQIAQTRQTSPLPGRKFLFPPAIVQLSSSVIYLAIGSGDREHPLLTQYPVTTPVTNRFYVFKDDLSASDTAPIIELDDTTGTVMRDLTVEDADCATDSSQCPAPLLPSSPEKGWFINLTENGVGEQVVSGALIVGGFVFFNTNRATPTSSTACTNSLGEARGYLVNLFNASGAIGVEGSQGGSRSSEFVGGGLPPTPVFAIVPVATAGGGTDFRPVLLGAVPKDGSTACTTCPEEPPLLIQSKRTPLYWYKTGDTD
- a CDS encoding PilW family protein is translated as MTRDITSLGQHARGPARQAGLTLIELMIAITISLIVLVALTAMFVSSMRARDEVQRANQQIENGRYAMQVLSDDLQLAGFMGKADLSAPVDLGEDTVLSFDADEDVLCEPDDLDVLKGQAALYIEGANNVTALPGGCDDAGNFFDDGETLSDFKPGTDMLVVRRVSSCAATPAPTTCPAVTGAPYFQVSMCPDDAPDNAVADAIQGYKLAIYPSSNANNTFNLHNRATGGGCNTTSFAEIRRFLTHIYFIANNHQPGDGIPTLKRAELDLDGGNRKFRVVPIAEGIENLQLRYGIDDTAPENGAPDRYENAAALYDPADDSVSIGRWQDVVAVSVHLLARSANPSPGHVDTKTYVLGDVTIAPTDIPTDEKAYKRHVFETVVRLNNPAGVRQP
- the pilV gene encoding type IV pilus modification protein PilV, with the translated sequence MLNQRARGFTLLEVLITIVILAFGLLGLVNLQSKLHMTEMEAYQRAQAVVLLQDMINRLQANGANAASYLTPTPLGTGNTTENCSNPTTTVARDRCAWHAALQGAAETVGGSNVGGMIGARGCVQQITAPNPAAGICTPGVYRISVVWQGLFQTAAPAAALTCGQNQYGDESYRRVVSADITVGLPKCS
- a CDS encoding GspH/FimT family pseudopilin, whose protein sequence is MVMLPSRQEGFTVIELMIVLLVVGVLATIAAPSFSGMIAKNRVKAASSNLHLSLLKARSEAAKRNASITVSPNAGGWVSGWRVLAGATVLAQEGPVSGVTITTDPNPLPSVVYLSSGRTQGGASVTFEVEDSGDILPDRDLRCVVLSLSGMPAVKEGPC
- a CDS encoding type IV pilin protein, which codes for MTPVARSPTPVGLAVQWRRRAPIIQLDQIRGRWMKRPKGFTLIELMIAVAVVAILAAIALPSYEDQMRKSRRANAQAFMADVAQREQQRFLDTRSYVPAANNAAFPAALSISVPSDVSGFYNLSVTVSAGPPPGFTITATPTGKQVPDGTLVMDHLGNKSRAGDPSKW
- the argH gene encoding argininosuccinate lyase; this translates as MSQDQSSKLWSGRFSEATDALVEQFSASVRYDRRLYRQDIAGSIAHARMLAKVGVLTAAEADKIVKGLEEILADIERNDFSWLDALEDVHMNIEARLTERIGEVGKKLHTARSRNDQVATDIRLYLRDGIDTLRAELKTLRGALIGLAEQEAATIMPGFTHLQVAQPVTFGHHLLAWEQMLARDAARLADCRKRVNVMPLGSAALAGTTFPIDRAYTAELLGFEAVSENSLDAVSDRDFAIEFASACALLMMHLSRFSEELILWTSANYKFVELPDRFCTGSSIMPQKKNPDVPELVRGKSGRVYGHLTALLTLMKGQPLAYNRDNQEDKEPLFDTLDTALACVRLYAAMVPAIQVQRENCLRAAKLGFSTATDLADYLVRKGLPFRDAHEVVGKAVRHGVAQNKDLAELSLDELRQFSRLIEQDVFQVLTLEGSVAARDHLGGTAPAQVRAAAQRARQRLD
- a CDS encoding GntR family transcriptional regulator, whose product is MFSAIPKQRLSDSVYEQLMDRIVDRRLAPGSELPAERVLAEQLGVNRGAVREALKRLQQAGLIQIRQGGNSVVLDYETEGGLELLPSLLTDAEGQLNPAVARSIMAMRSSLAPDIAAAAAKKGGAKLADELDDILRKMRAASKDTPQLQALALEFWSKLVNAGGNIAYRLAFNSMHKTYKAIWGLLTQVLEPEFRDFDTLQRLANAVRTGDTDTARECGRRHVEIGRIALEKSLDAYQKALE
- a CDS encoding sterol desaturase family protein; this encodes MENTARQMMSAEETARRNPMRPPAHLPRDAASALRTFVSITSPRLLMVMFTSMLALRLYVGQWSWWDAVVVAALVAYWPLNEWLIHVCLLHYKPRVILGRRVDFLLPQTHRQHHADPWNLERVFIPLHIYVGAIPVYAALAWWGWHEPLVLSFATAHLCLALHYEWVHYLAHIHWCPPIGHYQKRVREHRLHHFRNENYWWGVSMGAADRWLGTAPDPEKTGRSGTHSTLGLGP